One part of the Sus scrofa isolate TJ Tabasco breed Duroc chromosome 8, Sscrofa11.1, whole genome shotgun sequence genome encodes these proteins:
- the PDHA2 gene encoding LOW QUALITY PROTEIN: pyruvate dehydrogenase E1 component subunit alpha, testis-specific form, mitochondrial (The sequence of the model RefSeq protein was modified relative to this genomic sequence to represent the inferred CDS: inserted 3 bases in 2 codons; substituted 2 bases at 2 genomic stop codons): protein MREMLAAAVSWMLSGITQKPTSRVLVASHNYSHDATFEIKKFDFYHVEEGAPVTPVLTWENGLKYYRSVQTPHLVEMKADSLYKQKYIHGFCHLCVGQEACVGLEAGINPTDQVVTSYWARGLCYSRGLSVRSILAELTGQRGGHAKGKXGLVHIYGKNFCGGSGIVGAQGRLGTGFARACKHKGSSEVCLTLYGDSTANRGQISEAYNMTALWKLPCIFIYENNCYGMGRFVXRAAVSADYXKRDNFLPGLRVDGMDFLCVXEVAKFAADDCRSRKGPILMELQTYCYHGHSMSDPGISYHTQEEIYNIKSKSHPIMFLKEIIVNKLASIEELKEIGGEMRKEVDDAPQCATTDSEPPLEELRYHIHSNSTSFEICGANQWITFKSVS from the exons ATGAGGGAGATGCTGGCTGCTGCTGTCTCTTGGATGCTGTCTGGCATCACCCAGAAGCCCACCAGCAGAGTGCTTGTGGCATCCCACAACTACTCACATGATgctacatttgaaattaagaaatttgatttttatcatgTAGAAGAGGGTGCCCCTGTCACCCCAGTGCTCACCTGGGAAAATGGACTGAAATACTACAGGTCAGTGCAGACTCCTCACCTAGTGGAAATGAAGGCAGATTCGTTGTATAAACAGAAATACATTCATGGTTTCTGTCACTTGTGTGTTGGACAGGAAGCGTGTGTGGGTCTTGAggctgggataaatcccactgatCAGGTCGTTACCTCCTATTGGGCCCGTGGCTTGTGCTATTCTCGTGGACTTTCTGTCCGTTCAATCCTTGCAGAGCTGACAGGGCAGAGAGGTGGTCATGCTAAAGGAAAATGAGGGTTAGTGCATATATATGGCAAGAACTTCTGTGGGGGCAGTGGCATTGTTGGTGCTCAGGGACGCCTGGGAACTGGTTTTGCTCGGGCCTGTAAGCATAAGGGAAGCAGTGAGGTGTGTTTGACTCTGTATGGGGACAGCACTGCTAATCGGGGTCAGATATCTGAAGCTTACAATATGACAGCTTTATGGAAGTTACCTTGTATTTTCATCTATGAGAATAACTGCTATGGAATGGGAAGATTTGT GAGAGCAGCAGTCAGCGCTGATTACTAGAAGAGGGACAATTTCCTCCCTGGTCTAAGGGTAGATGGAATggattttctgtgtg tggagGTAGCTAAGTTTGCAGCTGATGATTGTAGATCTAGAAAGGGGCCCATACTGATGGAGCTGCAGACGTATTGTTACCATGGTCACAGCATGAGTGATCCTGGAATCAGTTATCATACACAGGAAgaaatttataacataaaaagTAAGAGTCATCCTATTATGTTTCTCAAAGAAATAATTGTAAACAAGCTAGCCAGTATTGAAGAACTGAAGGAAATTGGTGGTGAAATGAGGAAAGAAGTTGATGATGCACCCCAGTGTGCCACAACAGATTCTGAACCACCTTTGGAAGAATTACGCtatcacatccacagcaataGTACATCTTTTGAAATTTGTGGTGCAAATCAGTGGATCACTTTTAAGTCAGTCAGTTAA